A genomic region of Arvicola amphibius chromosome 7, mArvAmp1.2, whole genome shotgun sequence contains the following coding sequences:
- the LOC119819732 gene encoding odorant-binding protein 2a-like, whose protein sequence is MKSLLLTFMFLGLVAVLKAQELPSDDQENYSGTWYPKAMIHNGSLPNHKIPSKVFPVKVAALDGGDLEADIIFWKNGQCHDVKILMKKTEEPGKFTSFHGKRSIYITELPVKDHYIIYCEDPNRGKLFGMGKLVGRNPEENPEAMEEFKKFVQRKGLKEENLLVPELKGENRTVHASPCVPYITATCLCPKPCLSVCFCVLSVPGLIVHYLLFDVCPCFLYLCGIFIISSGSQCHILSLCPSVSPCTSKSPVLLSTLSLVLSGSLVSVLQLQGSVSSPRVARPCLRSWLWEGVGRRCDGVLYRALLTPGLLLVSTEHCVPESE, encoded by the exons ATGAAGAGCCTGCTCTTGACCTTCATGTTTCTGGGGCTGGTGGCTGTCCTGAAGGCCCAAGAACTTCCATCAGATGACCAGGAGAAT TACTCTGGGACCTGGTATCCAAAGGCCATGATACATAATGGCAGCCTACCCAATCACAAGATACCCTCGAAGGTTTTCCCTGTGAAGGTGGCAGCCCTGGATGGAGGAGACCTGGAAGCTGACATTATATTCTG GAAGAACGGTCAGTGCCATGACGTTAAAATCCTGATGAAGAAAACTGAGGAGCCTGGCAAATTCACCTCCT TTCACGGCAAGAGGTCCATCTATATCACAGAGCTGCCGGTGAAAGACCACTACATCATCTACTGTGAAGACCCTAACCGCGGGAAGTTGTTTGGCATGGGAAAGCTCGTCG GGAGAAACCCTGAGGAAAacccagaggccatggaagaatttaagaaatttgtTCAGCGTAAGGGACTCAAAGAGGAAAACCTCCTTGTCCCAGAGTTGAAAGGTGAGAACAGGACTGTCCATGCCTCTCCTTGTGTCCCCTATATCACTGCTACCTGTCTGTGCCCcaaaccatgtctgtctgtgtgtttctgcgtCCTCTCTGTGCCTGGACTTATTGTCCATTATTTGTTGTTTGATGTCTGTCCATGTTTCCTGTATCTCTGTGGTATCTTCATCATTTCCTCAGGGTCACAATGTCACATTCTGAGCCTCTGTCCCTCAGTGTCCCCATGTACCTCCAAGTCTCCTGTGcttctgtccactctctcccttgttctctctggATCCCTTGTTTCTGTCCTGCAGCTTCAAGGTTCTGTCAGCTCTCCCAGGGTTGCCAGGCCCTGCCTCAGGTCTTGGCTGTGGGAGGGTGTGGGCCGCAGGTGTGATGGGGTCCTGTACAGGGCCCTTCTCACCCCTGGGCTTCTTTTGGTTTCCACAGAGCACTGTGTGCCTGAAAGCGAATAG